One genomic segment of Aythya fuligula isolate bAytFul2 chromosome 5, bAytFul2.pri, whole genome shotgun sequence includes these proteins:
- the LOC116490067 gene encoding cytosolic phospholipase A2 epsilon-like, with amino-acid sequence MGSYWSARECEECPCSSLSVKVIRMRNLRKADLFSQTDCYVSLSLPTASSETVRTKTIKNCKDPIWNETFCFRIQSQVKNVLELKVYDENAITKDDLLFTVLFDVAKIQLGETVHLTFRLNPETQELLEVEFASESIPVPPESLVNNGVLVSREISCLEVLVDNKQMKKEASEKDFLFSVKGSYEERQTLSLVSAQQPKKPLIFHYIKYSLPELRMALAEKKPPFCLGTSCEENRDCSASLIIPLDSFPFKEKVAVAKDEMINLHVKSTDWSRNLDVRLEFDLCMEEKNFLQKRRKLVASALKKALHLERDLQDHEVPVVAVMTTGGGTRALTSLLGNLLGLQKLDLLDAISYITGSSGSTWTLSHLYQSPDWSHKDLLGPIGEVRRHMTKCKLSCFSLESLKYYDRELNLRKQEGYQISSIDLWGLLLEKALSNGKNNHKLSDERQALNQGQNPLPIYMILNIKDDYSLSEFKEWVEFTPYEVGFLKYGAFIRAEDFGSKFFMGRLMKKLPESRICFMKGLWSNVFSYNLLDAWHSSDPSERCSLRCTQHRAVDVEGDEPSLPARNHELETYLVTPECGIMGIVREVLSERVMVSKFYNFLKGFQMHNEYLQSKSFHIWKDTVLENFPNQLTETAEFLCLADTAGYIDISYPPLMRPERKVDVVLHLNYSSGSQTSPLEEASKYFLKQGIPFPKIHLSEEEKKNLKECYIFEDAETPEAPTVVFFPLVNDTFRKYKEPGVERSPAEMAEGNVDVSSLFSPYCINSFTYTEDQFDKLVKLTSYNIQNNKHLILQALSSAIEQKQQHKK; translated from the exons ttagTCAAACTGACTGCTATGTAAGCCTGTCCTTGCCTACTGCTTCATCTGAGACTGTCCGGACCAAAACCATCAAGAACTGCAAAGATCCAATCTGgaatgaaacattttgcttcagGATCCAGAGCCAAGTAAAA AATGTTCTTGAACTGAAAGTCTATGATGAAAATGCAATCACTAAAGATGACCTCCTCTTCACTGTCCTCTTTGATGTTGCTAAAATACAGCTTGGAGAAACTGTTCACTTGACATTTCGATTAAATCCAGAG ACACAAGAGCTGCTGGAGGTTGAATTTGCATCAGAGAGCAT tcCGGTTCCTCCTGAAAGTCTTGTCAATAATGGTGTATTAGTG TCTCGTGAAATTTCCTGCTTGGAAGTTCTGGTAGACAAtaaacagatgaagaaagaagCTTCAG aaaaagacttcttgttttcagtgaagGGCTCATATGAAGAGAGACAGACTCTGTCACTGGTCTCTGCCCAGCAACCCAAAAAGCCCCTCATCTTCCATTATATCAAGTACAGTCTGCCAGAGCTGCGCATGGCTCTGGCAGAAAAGAAACCGCCCTTCTGCTTG ggtaCCTCATGTGAAGAGAACAGAGATTGCAGTGCATCCCTCATCATTCCTCTGGATTCATTTCCCTTCAAGGAGAAAGTAGCAGTAGCAAAG gatgAAATGATCAATTTACATGTGAAGTCAACTGACTG GTCAAGAAACTTAGATGTTCGCTTGGAGTTTGATCTATGTATGGAGGAGAAAAATTTCCTGCAGAAACGGAGGAAGTTGGTGgcttctgctctgaaaaaagCACTTCATTTAGAACGGGACCTACAAGACCATGAG GTACCAGTTGTAGCAGTCATGACAACAGGAGGTGGCACCCGGGCACTGACGTCTTTGTTAGGCAACCTGCTGGGTCTTCAGAAGCTGGATCTTTTAGATGCTATTTCATACATCACTGGGTCATCTGGCTCAACATG gacCTTGTCACATTTGTATCAGAGCCCTGACTGGTCACACAAGGATCTCCTTGGACCAATTGGTGAAGTCCGCAGACACATGACCAAATGCAAGCTGAGCTGCTTTTCCCTGGAGAGCTTGAAGTACTATGACCGGGAGCTAAATCTGCGGAAGCAAGAAGGATACCAGATCTCTAGCATTGATTTATGGGGGCTTCTGCTGGAAAAGGCATTAAGCAATGGG aaaaacaaccacaaactCTCAGATGAGCGACAGGCATTGAATCAGGGTCAGAATCCCCTACCTATCTACATGATCCTCAACATCAAAGATGACTACAGCCTTTCAGAGTTTAAAG AATGGGTTGAGTTCACACCTTATGAGGTCGGGTTCTTAAAATATGGTGCCTTCATTCGTGCAGAGGATTTTGGCAGCAAGTTTTTCATGGGTCGCTTGATGAAGAAGCTCCCCGAGTCTCGGATCTGCTTCATGAAAG GCCTGTGGAGCAATGTATTTTCATACAACCTCTTGGATGCCTGGCATTCATCAGATCCTTCAGAAAGGTGCTCACTGAGGTGCACCCAACACAGGGCTGTTGATGTTG AAGGAGACGAGCCTTCTCTACCAGCCAGGAACCATGAGCTAGAGACTTACTTAGTCACCCCTGAATGTGGCATCATGGGCATTGTTCGGGAGGTCCTGTCTGAGCGAGTGATGGTTTCAAAGTTCTACAACTTTCTGAAGGGGTTCCAGATGCACAATGAATACCTTCAGAGCAAAAGCTTTCATATATGGAAAG aTACTGTACTAGAGAATTTCCCCAACCAGCTGACAGAAACAGCAGAGTTCCTGTGCCTTGCAGACACAGCAGGATACATTGATATAAGCTACCCACCACTCATGAGGCCAGAAAGAAAAGTGGATGTTGTCCTACACTTAAATTATTCTTCTGGATCACAGACGTCG CCTTTGGAAGAAGCCTCCAAGTACTTCTTAAAACAGGGAATCCCATTTCCCAAAATCCACCTgagtgaagaggaaaagaaaaatctaaaggAGTGTTACATTTTTGAAGATGCAGAGACCCCAGAGGCACCAACAGTGGTGTTTTTCCCACTGGTGAATGAcacattcagaaaatacaaagagcCAG GTGTGGAGCGTAGCCCTGCTGAGATGGCAGAGGGCAATGTGGATGTTTCCagccttttttccccatactGCATAAACAGCTTTACCTACACAGAGGATCAGTTTGACAAGCTGGTAAAACTGACCAGCTACAACATTCAGAACAACAAGCATCTGATTCTTCAGGCTTTGAGTTCAGCAATAGAGCagaaacagcaacacaaaaaatGA